In Toxoplasma gondii ME49 chromosome X, whole genome shotgun sequence, a single genomic region encodes these proteins:
- a CDS encoding hypothetical protein (encoded by transcript TGME49_234980) yields MAKSRGKVLRPGGRVLRRQLGATEATKKRDMFAERDSSRDAGENATVPRARSCEEARRLPVGHVGGKKTSSFLPLRCWMRTQMLSHGRLGPGTNRRVTSLLRMFSPEVAFPQSQLLCSSVYSSLSSLLRVRHFSLASLKGLVSIAVLLLSSLSVAHVVFTGVSTSSSFLAPVSSSLSTLSLPPNATGGSSSAAADPAWILFAAATPEEALPASTSKKQRKGNEWKVPQLFDSDMPRGTSKNLADSLSEPWAARNAPAGSLGASDEKPKSTGWVDGFLSWVATSTGVVGEEDGGYESETFVLSLTLFCNAMPTAFRRLYSHLPVGITAADVLDGLVVGAPWLGGPGGSLLHLSLCVSDHDSFRLTAYRGSGRGPPLEGADLSRPLSDFRVPADDPSCRGTSPPREVFSAEAKVAQDSPDKQVPSRPRSREFQTLQAEAETTEGGRPPGGEGRVRDSRSAWPRPTEGLVGIDMFSNFEEFTQSAGLRVRNTRTSETGAFPVDDPSGSAPSLGAGSQEVLGGGSAEAPDPRGRAGCESSVPKVSLVVAVDVALNEEDLAVRRLERPLGPTTNRRGVPDRWAPDRSLPDSDRGRGEVPDTGPSAGPEGPVKSSGLVLRVPPGSRPSTRRHDELHGKSAQLARRVAEQWRRSMLERVRKRTEEIAPLATESLEKGAVDLQSTSVEHAADVDANRKLRASVADPETQTEVEVDAGTAERNGEESQAKNETKRFGFFRWLFGNDGESHEVNGHPEEREIADDEAHDI; encoded by the exons ATGGCGAAGTCACGGGGTAAAGTGCTCCGGCCTGGCGGGAGAGTcctgaggagacagctgggcGCAACGGaggcgacaaagaagagggaTATGTTTGCGGAGAGAGACTCTTCTcgagacgcgggagagaatGCGACGGTGCCTCGTGCTCGTTCctgcgaggaggcgaggcgtcTGCCAGTTGGTCATGtcggaggaaagaagacctcatctttcctccctcttcgctGTTGGATGAGAACCCAGATGCTGAGTCACGGTCGCCTCGGTCCAGGCACCAACAGACGAGTCACGTCGCTCTTGCGGATGTTTTCTCCGGAGGTCGCGTTTCCTCAGTCTCAGCTGctctgctcctctgtctattcttctctgtcttcgcttcttcgcgtgCGTCACTTCTCGCTGGCCTCTCTCAAAGGTCTTGTCTCGATTgccgtccttctcctctcttctctctctgtagctCACGTCGTGTTCACTGGCGTTTCCACGAGCTCCTCGTTTCTggcgcctgtctcgtcttccctctcgacCCTGTCGCTGCCTCCGAACGCGACTGGCGGCTCCTCGTCTGCGGCGGCGGACCCTGCCTGGATTCTTTTTGCGGCTGCGACTCCAGAGGAAGCTCTGCCTGCGTCCACTTCGAAAAAGCAAAGGAAGGGCAACGAGTGGAAAGTCCCCCAGCTCTTCGACTCCGACATGCCGCGGGGGACAAGCAAGAACCTTGCGGACTCTCTCTCGGAGCCCTGGGCCGCCAGGAACGCCCCTGCGGGGTCTCTTGGAGCTTCCGACGAGAAACCCAAGTCCACTGGGTGGGTTGACGGATTTCTCTCCTGGGTCGCGACCTCCACCGGCGTCgtcggggaagaagacggtggATACG agTCTGAGACCTTTGTGCTCTCTCTCACACTGTTCTGCAACGCAATGCCCACGGCCTTTCGGCGACTCTACTCTCACTTGCCTGTGGGGATCACCGCGGCGGACGTATTAGACGGCCTCGTGGTCGGGGCGCCGTGGCTAGGCGGTCCAGGCGGCTCGCTGCTTCACCTgagcctctgcgtctctgacCATGACTCCTTCCGCCTCACTGCGTACCGCGGCAGCGGTCGGGGCCCCCCGCTCGAAGGCGCAGATCTCTCCAGGCCCCTCTCCGACTTCCGGGTGCCTGCGGACGATCCCTCGTGTCGAGGCACTTCCCCTCCGCGCGAGGTTTTCTCCGCAGAAGCGAAGGTCGCTCAGGACTCCCCTGACAAGCAGGTCCCCTCCCGACCCCGGAGTCGCGAGTTTCAAACGCTGCAGGCAGAGGCCGAAACCACCGAGGGAGGGAGACCCCCCGGAGGCGAGGGGCGGGTCCGAGACTCGAGAAGCGCTTGGCCCAGGCCCACTGAGGGTCTTGTTGGCATTGACATGTTCTCCAACTTCGAAGAATTCACGCAATCCGCCGGCCTGCGGGTGCGGAACACGCGGACCTCGGAAACGGGCGCCTTTCCGGTCGATGACCCGTCGGGATCCGCGCCCAGCCTGGGGGCTGGTAGCCAGGAGGTCCTGGGGGGAGGGAGCGCTGAGGCGCCGGATCCGAGAGGGCGTGCAGGATGTGAGAGCTCGGTGCCGAAAGTGTCTCTGGTTGTGGCCGTCGACGTAGCCctgaacgaagaagacctcGCGGTGCGGCGACTTGAAAGGCCGCTCGGGCCCACAACGAACCGACGGGGGGTGCCAGATCGTTGGGCTCCAGATCGGTCGCTCCCCGACTCCGACCGCGGTCGCGGCGAGGTGCCGGACACCGGGCCCAGTGCGGGGCCCGAGGGCCCCGTGAAGAGCTCGGGTCTTGTGCTGCGTGTGCCGCCCGGGTCGCGCCCGAGCACTCGCAGACACGACGAGTTGCACGGCAAGTCTGCGCAGCTGGCGAGACGCGTGGCGGAACAGTGGCGCAGAAGCATGCTGGAGAGAGTTCGGAAACGAACCGAGGAGATCGCGCCCCTGGCCACAGAGAGTCTCGAGAAAGGCGCGGTGGACTTGCAGTCGACCAGCGTCGAGCATGCCGCAGACGTGGACGCAAACCGCAAGCTCAGGGCCTCCGTCGCGGACCCAGAAACGCAAACAGAGGTCGAGGTGGATGCaggaacagcagagagaaacggggagGAAAGCCAGGCCAAAAACGAGACGAAACGCTTCGGGTTCTTCAGGTGGCTCTTCGGCAACGACGGCGAGTCACACGAGGTGAACGGGCACccggaagaacgcgagatCGCCGACGACGAGGCACACGACATCTGA